The genomic interval CAAATTCCACACCGGGTTGAACGACCAAACCGACCACGCGCGACCAAACCGCCTCTAAGCCGTGTTCGGCAAAAATGTCTTGATGCACACGGTACGTCTGACGTGCATCATCAGCGCTGCTTGGCGTGAGTATATCAAGATCTTCTTGCGCACCACCGGGCACAGGCACTTCTGTGCCAATAATATAGACAATCTTCCCAGCGTAAGGGCTGTCTTTGCTCGCTTCTTCAGCCGCCACACACAGGCGCGCAGCGCGTTTGGCAACCGTAACATCATCCAGCGGCACAGGATCATCCGCACAGCTCATGCTGCAATCGAGGTGGATTTTCGCAAAGCCGGCTTGCGCGTATTGACGGATCAGCTCTTCAGCTAAATCCATCGCCTCGTCTGCTGGTTTATCTTGCCAGGCATTGGGACCGAGATGGTCGCCGCCGAATACAAGCCGTTCTTCGCTGACACCTTCATTCAGCATGGCATCACGCGTTTGCGTGATAAATTCGCTCGGAGTTAGGCCGGTGTAGCCACCAAATTGATCGACTTGGTTGGAGGTTGATTCAATCAACAACAACGCATCATAGGCTTTAGCGCTGGCAGCCGCTGCGCGTAAGACCATCGGGTGCGCACTGCACACCGAGACCACACCGCCTTTGCCGCTGCGTTTGTGTTCGCCAATAATGGATTGAAGTTTGTTTTCGCACACAGTGTTAATCCTCTTTATTCGTTGAATCGGCAATCATGACCTGTACATGATGTTCTTCGCAAAGCTCCAAAAAGGGCTTAGGAATCTCTTGATCAGTGATAATGCCGTTGATTTGGCTGAGAGAGAGCACATGACGGAATGCGCGCTGTCCGAATTTGCGCACATCGGCCAGCAAATACACTTCCTCAGCATGTTCAGCCATTAATTCAGTTAGCCGGGCGTTGAGTTCGTTGCCGCTTGTGAGCGCGGCATCGGCGTCAATCCCGTCAATCCCGATAAAAGCTTTAGAAAAATGGTAGGTTTTTAGGTTGGCGTGCGCCATGGTGCCACCAAACGCCATAATGTCTTTACGCAGCTCGCCGCCTAGGGCATACAGTTTGGTGTGTTGGTGCAAACTCAGCGCACCAAGGGCTGCGAGGCTGTTCGCCATCACATTAATCGGCAGATCAGGCAGGGCACGTGCCATTTCTAGCGTGGTTGTGCCGGCACCAATAATAATGGCGCCTTCTTTGCCATCGACTAAATGATGGGCGGCGTAATGCCCGATGCGTTCTTTGGCGCTTTGAATATTCGGCGTGTCTTCGCTGTCTTGTTCGGCGGTGAAAAACCGCTGACGCAGCACAGCACCGCCAGATTTTCGCTTGGCGAGCCCTAAGGTTTGTAGGTAATCAAGATCACGATAAATCGTCATCAAAGAGACGCTAAACTCTTCAGCGAGCGCTGCCGAAGACACGCTACCCTCATCCAGTAAACGTCTTTGGATGAGTTCGCGTCGACTCACAGAGGTTAGATGCGCCATGTTGAAAAATGTGGAAATAAAAATATAGTTGTTATTATATGTTAATTTATGTGTGAAATACAAATAAATCCACACACCAATTGACACAATTGGTTTTGCTTATCAATTTTGTGTTACGTTCATAAAGTCGCGTAAAATAAGTCACTTAGGTGACTAAAAGACACACTATGATTGGTAAAAGAGGCTTTTGACGAACAAACGTTTGATGATTATAATAAACCCTGCTTATTTTTGAGGTGCGTTATGACCATCGAACCCTTAACCATTGATGCCGGCGATGGGTTATTTTTAGCGGCTACACTGTTTCGCCCCGATACTCAGGCAAAAACGGCGCTGATGATCGCGCCAGCCACTGGCATCAAGCGCACGTTCTATCAAGCGATCGCTACCTGGCTGGCCGAAGTGGGCTATGGGGTGATCACCTTTGATAACCATGGCATCGGTGAGTCATTATCTGGTCGTCTGAAGGGTTGTCCGGCAAGTTTAGAGAGCTGGGGCAGGCAAGACATGAGTGCTGTTTTTCGCGCGCTGAAACAGCAGTTTCCTGATTGTGCGTACCATCTGATTGGTCATAGCGCGGGTGGGCAATTGCTCGGCTTGATGGAAGGTGCGCAGGCGTTGAATTCGGCGTTTTTGGTCGCGAGTTCATCAGGCTGCTTAAAAAACATGGACCAGCCATTCAAAGCCAAAGCGCATTTCTTTATGAATGGCTTTATTCCGCTGAGCAACGCGATTTTTGGCTACACCCAATCATCCTGGGTTGGCATGGGTGAGCCGCTGCCTAAAGCCGTAGCTGCGCAGTGGGCGACATGGTGCAACGGTCGTGGATATGTCGAAACCGCGTTTGATAAAACGGTATTCGAGCACAGCTATCACACGCTGAACCTGCCGATACAATGGATTTATCTCAGCGATGATGAGATTGCTTGTGAGGCGAATGTGTTTGATATGCAGCGTGTGTTTAGCGCCGCCGAGCATACCACAACACGTCTTGAGCCTAAGGATTATGGTGTTTCCCATATCGGGCATATGCGTTTTTTCAGCCGTAAAAGTCGCGACACGCTTTGGCCACTGCTCACCGAGTGGCTTGAAAAGCATATTTAGAGCGCTTAATCGTTATTCGGGCGGTATTTAGGCCGCAGACGAATGTATAGCGTACGCGTCACCTCGGCAACCACTGTTCCTTTGCGATCAACAATCTGTCCGTGAATGATCGGTTCGTATTTTTCGCCACTCTCTGTGGCCGCGCACGCTTCTTCGATAAACGCTTCGCTGATCTTCGCCTCAAAAAAGACCGGGCCATGCCCAGGGGCGATATATTCAACCGTCGCCGCGCGATCCCAAATGTAATAGCGCTGCCAACCGAGCACGCCGAGCATTAAAGTCGCATAAACCGGGTCGGTCATTGAGAACAAGCTGCCGCCGTATTGGCTGCCGTTGATGTTGCGCGTAAAGGGCGATGAGCGCAAACGCACACGAGCGTAGGTAAACTCGCGATTGATCGCCTCCACCCAAATCCCAGTGAACAAAAAAGGCGGCCAAAAATTAAACACCCAACGCAGCACGTTAGGATGACGAAACAACCAAGCTTTCATTATCAGACAATCGTTTGAATCAATCGCGCATTATAGCGTGAACGAACGCTAAATCAGTAAAACATGCCTGTATAAATGTCCATACTGCGTAATAACGCCTAAAATAATCTCTGACTTGTTGTTACACTGCTTTGATTATCGCGGTGAATAAATTTTTGATAAAAGGATAAACCTTATGTGGGATCAACGATTTAGTGGTGATGAGTACGTCTATGGACGTGAACCGAATGATTTTCTAAAAGCTGAGTATGCACACATTCCTAAAGGTGGTCGTGTGCTTTGTTTGGCCGAAGGTGAGGGCAGAAATGCTGTATTTCTCGCCAAACTTGGCTATCAAGTCACTGGGGTGGATCAATCTTCGGTTGGCTTAAACAAGGCGCAAAAATTAGCCGCAGAAAACGGCGTAACCATTATCACCAAAATTTCCGATCTCGCCGATTATGATTTGGGCGATAACGCCTGGGACGGCATTGTTTCGATCTTTGCTCATGTACCGCCCAAGGTGCGTCAAGACCTGCATCAACGCGCGATTCGTGGATTAAAAAAAGACGGGGTGTTTTTATTAGAGGCCTACACCGAGCGCCAATTAACCATGAGCGGCGTTGGTGGGCCACCGGCTGAGAATAAGGACTACTTAATGTCGCTAGCTGACCTAAAAGAAGAGCTAAAAGATTTAGAATTTATCATCGGCGCAGAAGTTGAGCGCACAATCAACGAAGGGACTAATCATTATGGCGAAAGCGCCGTGGTGCAGGTGGTTGCACGCAAAGACTAAACTGTATTCAGTGTTTTAATTGATAGTGTATATAATATAAAAACCCTAAGATTTCCGATGAAAAATATTTTGGTGTCTGTCCAAATTAATCTATCGATAAAAATTGAAACCAGCAAGGCTTGGTGTTATAAATAATTGTTAACAAGTGAATTATAGGGATGTTGTAGTGTGTGCCTATGAATGGTTTGTTATTTGTCTAGATCACTGTGAGGAACTTTATGACGTTTCAAAGCTCAGAGATATTTATTATAGATGGAAAGAAAATAGGTGTAGATGCTGGTTTATGCCCTGAGTTGCCTAAAAATCATCCCCGAATTTTATATTCCGCAAAATACGGAGTTGCTTCATTTTGCTGGCGAGAATATATTGGGACTTGGGAGATAAAAAATGGGGGGTTATACCTTGTTGATCTTGGGGGCAACTACACTCTAAAAGACGGAGAGCCTATATTGGCTGAATGGTACACAGGCGAAATGGTCATTGAGGAACAAAAAGAAAATAGTATAGATTATTTTTTAGACTGCTTTGAGCCGTTAGACGAACCCCGGCCGAGAATCGTCATTAATAAAGGGAAAGTTGTTGATATTTCAATGGTAGCAAACCGCCCAATTTATCCTATTCCTGATGCTGATGAAATTAAAAATTTTGTGAAAAGATGTGGGATTTCATCGTTGATCCACTTTACAACATTCGATAATGTGGATGGGATCATAAATCATGGAATCCTTGGGAAGAAAACTATAGCAAAGAGAGGGCTGTATTCAGTATCTAATGACCCACATCGTTATGATGGTGTGGCTGATGCTGTGTGTACTTCTATATCGTTCCCTAACTATAAAATGTTCTTTAAGCTTCAAAAAAATAATCGAGAGAAGGATTGGGCAGTGCTAAAGCTTGATCCTAGGATCTTATGGGAAATTCCTTGTGCATTTTGTGTCACTAATGCGGCATCAAGTAAAGTAAATAAAATACCTATCGAAGAAAGAAAGAGCTTTAATTCATTTGCTGCGATGTTTGAGGATAGGCCACCAAATATTAAACGTAGTGACTTGGGTATTCCTGATAACTATCCTACTGATCCACAAGCTGAAGTTCTTATTTTAGAACCGGTTAGCCCAAATTACATTTTAGATATCTTTGTAAAAGAAGAAGGTAAAATTCATAATAAAGAAAGTATACGAAGCTGGCAAACTATAGAGGATTTGCCTGGTTTACATCATTTTAAAATCCGACACGACGAGTCACTTTTTAAGTACAGGAAAGACTTCGAATATTGGAGAAATGATCAAATATCGGACGATAACATGCCCGACTTTTAAGTATAGAGAAGACTTCGAATATTGGGGAGATGATCGAACATCGAACGGTGAAATAACTTCGACTTTTATAACATAATCAACACATAGAAATATATTATGGCCAGCAGACCAATTTTTATACCGCAAGCATCAGGAAATTTGCTAGTAAGTACAGAATACGTGGATTTTGAATGGAGTCCAGGGATGGCTGTGAGTCAAAAGCAAAAATCTATTTTATCACTGCATGATGCAGCTATGCGCCTAAATATTTGTACAAAGCCACTTGAAATATCGAGTAAATCTAAGAACGATCTCGGTGTAAATTTAAGTGCGTTCAACTTAAAAGGAACAACAAAAAAGCGAGAAAAAGCATTCACGGTAGAGTCATTATTTCAATCTAGCAAAGTATTTGAGGAAGGGGGACCGTATCGTGATCTTTTAAATGCAAGTTCAAGAATAGCAAAAAAAGATAAACGTTTACAGGAATCGGGAAGACTTATTGAATTCGATCTGTTTAATGAAAAGTGGCCTCTTGAACCAAAAACAGCATTTTATGACTGGATTTACATTAATACCTTGGCAAAAAATGAGGACCTTGTAGAGCAGTTAGAACAATATGACGCCTTTACAGATATAGAATTTAACCCCAAAAAATCTATAAACTGTCAAGCCTACTCGGTTGCACTTTTCAGGGCATTAACGATGCGTAATTTAATAAGTGATGTTCTCGGTGACAGTAAGGCATATTTTGATATTCTTAAAAAATGGCCAGTAAGTAATGCAATTGAAAATACACAGAAACAACCTGGACTACTATAAGTCTAATAGACGTTGTGAGTATAGTACATAGGAATCATCAAATGAGGAGTCGACGATGTCAGAACAATGGTTAGATAGTTTAATAACCGATGGTCCACAGCAAGGCTATGAATTAGCCATCAAATTAGCGCGAATGGGCGTGAAATACACCCAACCTTCAGCAGAAATTCGCGACAAACTAAGACCAGGTTATGGCGAAGATGCAGACAGCTTAATATGGTCTTCTTAAGTCATCGCCATTAATTTCCAAACCGTTGCGGCAGCCAATAACTACTGGCGCGATTAATAACAAAATAAGATGAGCAACCCAGTACACAGACGCTGGGTTCTTTTTGGTTAGGCTTGCTCTAACGGATGCTAGGTAAAAGTGCACTCACATAAACATCTGAAGGGCGAGAAAACACGTCTACTGCCAGCGGCCGATGCCCTTAAATTTATCGACAAAAGCGGCGATTTTCTCGAACACACTTTGTTTTTTGGTTAAATACTCAGGATCAAGCGGGCCCATTTTTGGCAAGATTTTATTCAGCGCGGTGCCGTTTTCGCTGGCATAGCCTTTTTTCAGCGACGCTGAAATATAGCGCTTAGCTGCGTCATCATTTAAATCATTCTCTTGCACTAAGGCTTGCGCCTCATCATTCAGCTCGCCTTGGGCAAAGGTGTAAAACGCATCAATCACACTCGCAGCATCTTCTAGCGCATCAAGCTCGGTTTGGTTGATAAAAGCCATCACCAAATCTTCTTTCGCGCGGTTGTCTAAGCTGGCGCGGATAATGCGCCGCACTTCGTCTTTTAAATCATCCTTGGTTTTGAGCGCTTTGTTATGCTCGAAAATCAGCTCAAGGATATAGTCTAAGTTGATTTCTTGTGATTTCAGCAAATCCACTTCAAACACCACATCATCCCAATCCAGGCTAGATTGGCCTTCAGCCTCATTCGCTTTTTGCTGACGCTGCCAATCGCGGATGTCGTTATAGCTAGAGCGATAATCCTGCAGCGCACGCTCAGAAAGCACCGGAATAACCTTCAGCTTCTCAAGGTCTTCATCTTCCAAATAATGCTCGTTTTTAAAAGCCTCCACTGCGTTTGCATCGTCTAAATCAACGCGTTGCAGCGCGCGCAAGCTGGTAAATTCATCGTAGTTCTGTAAGATATTTTCAATGCGCAAATACTCACCAAACAGCTTGGCATACGCTTTTTTGTCTTTTTCTCTCTCAATCTCGCTCGGATCAGGGAATCGGCTTGTCAGCTCTGTGACCACCTCGGTATAGCCACGCTTGGCTTGTCCAGTCGCGATATCGGTAAAGCCCTTGATGTATTCTTCAAAGCGCTTTTCTAACACCACATTTCGCGTATTGCTCTCGCCAAACAAAGTGATCGCGTCAACGGTCGCTTGTTCAAGATCCCTAAAGGTGATGATATTGCCAAAGCTCTTGGTCGCATCATAAATGCGGTTGGTGCGCGAATACGCCTGAATCAAGCCGTGATAGCGCAGATTTTTATCGACAAACAAGGTATTTAGCTGCGGCGCATCAAAGCCAGTTAAGAACATCCCGACCACAATCAGCAAATCAATATCTTGGTTTTTAACCTTTTTCGCCAGATCGCGGTAATAATTCTGAAAACCTTTGCTATCAACGCTATAGCTTGTGCCGAACATCTCGTTGTAATCATTAATCGCTTTGCTTAAGAACTCTTTATTCGAGCTATTGAGCGCAGAAACCTCAAAGCCTTCATCGGGTATATCGCCGATCGCATCTTGCGTTTCATTCGCGGCAAAAGAAAAGATGGTCGCGATTTTCAGCGGCTTATCGCTATCTTGTTGCAGCCTATGTAGCGTTTCATAATACAGCTTCGCCGCCTCAACGCTGCTCACAGCAAACATCGCGTTAAACCCTTTCGCACCAGGGTTTAAACGGTGCGTTTTTTGGCGGAATTTCGCTAATACATACTGCGAGACTTCCTCAATCCGCTTAGGATGAAGCAGTGCTTTTTTGTTTTCAGCCGCGCTTAATTTTTCAACATTCTGCTCTTGCTCAAATTGCTTAAACTGCGGTCGCACATCGTTATAATCCACCTTAAACCGCAGCACCTTATCATCACGGATCGCATCGGTGATCACATAGCTATGCAGCTGTTCACCAAACACCGAGGCTGTGCTTTCGCTACCTAAGGCATTTTCAGGGAAAATCGGCGTGCCGGTAAAGCCAAATTGGTAGAATTGTTTAAACTTCTGCTTTAAATTCTTCTGCGCCTCGCCAAACTGACTGCGATGGCATTCATCAAAAATAAACACCACCTGCTGATCATACACCGGCAGGCTTTTTTCGCTTTTCATCAAATTATTGAGCTTTTGGATGGTGGTGACAATAATCTTATTATCATCTTTCATCAGATTCGCTTTCAGCCCAGCGGTGCTGTCTGAACCATTCACGCTATCGGGCGAAAAGCGCTGATATTCTTTCATCGTTTGGTAGTCGAGATCTTTGCGATCGACCACAAAAAACACCTTATCAATAAACTCCAGCTCGGTGGCAAGCCTTGCTGCTTTGAAGCTGGTGAGCGTTTTGCCGCTGCCTGTGGTGTGCCAAATATAGCCGCTGCCTTCATTCGTGCGCCATTTTTTCGCCTCGTACGCACTTTTGATTTTCCACAAAATGCGCTCAGTAGCGGCAATTTGATACGGCCGCATCACCAAAAGCGTATCGCTCACATCAAACACCGTATATTGAAACAGCACATTGAGCAGGGTGTTTTTCTGGAAAAACGTCGCGGTAAAATCTTTTAAATCGACAATTAGCTTATTGTCCGATTTCGCCCAATTCATGGTGAAATCAAAGCTGTGTTTATCGCGTTTGGTGGTGTTGGCGAAATAGCGACTGTCTGTGCCGTTTGAGATCACAAACACCTGCAGGAATTTATACAACGAATTCTCGCTATTAAAGCTCTCTTTACTGTAGCGGTGAATCTGATTAAACGCCTCACGAATCGCCACGCCGCGTTTTTTCAGCTCAATCTGCACCAAAGGCAGGCCGTTGACCAAGATCGTCACATCATAGCGGTTAGCGTAGCTGCCGGTTTGCTCAAACTGCTTGATCACTTGCAGCTTATTGCGCACCAGGCTCTTTTTATCGAACAGATAAATGTTTTGAATTCGCCCATTATCAAACACAAAATCATGAATATAGTTATCATGCACTTTGCGCGTTTTCTCAACGATACCATCGCTGGGATGGTCTAAATACTCAACCACAAAGCGCTGCCATTCGCTGTTGCTAAAGCGTACTTTATTCAGCGCTTCAAGCTGCACGCGCACATTAGCAAGCATCTCTTGTGGGGTTTTGATGTTTGCCTGTTCATAGCCTTGATGCTGCAAATCCGCGATAAACTCGCGCTCAAGCTGATCCTCGTTTTGATACGTTTCTTGCGCCTGCCAATCGCGCTCGTAGCGATCGAGAATAATAAACTGATTACTTTCCGCGATGGTTTTGTAGCTATACATAGGTCTGTATCACTCATCTTCTTTTAGTAAAATAAAATGTTCTATGAGCCGAATCATTAATGTTTTTTGTTTGGGCAAGCTTTCAGCAACCAATAGCGCAAGCGCAACCAATGTGTTGTCATTAATAAGCTGCTCAACTGGCTTGGCTAAAAACTGCCGATTTAACTGTAGATACCATAAAAATAAAAAAGCACCGCTGCGTTTGTTGCCATCAGAAAGTGGATGATTCTTTATCACAAGATACAGCAAATGTGCCGCTCGACTTGCTATATTGGGATAGAATAATTCGCCAGCAAAACCTTGCTCTATGCTTGCCATGGCGGAGGCTAAACCATCACCACGCACATGCCCAAACAGTTCAGAAGCTTCACCTTTAGCCATTAAGTCTTTTTTTAACTTGGCAATAGCAGCCAAAGCATCATTATAAGAAATGGCGCACATGCTTGTGTGTTGGGTGTTATTGTCAGATAAACTTTGCTCGTCATAGCGCTGTAACAAACTCCAACTGCGTGCATACTCGCTAATAACCGACAGCACCACCGCACCATCGTTACTGACCAGCTCTTGGTTAGCTAAAGTCTGCCTGAGTAAGTTAACAATTTGTTCAAACTCGATCCCTTGCTCTTTTAAGCGATGCTGATTGAGCGTATAACCCTCAACCAAATGCTGCTTCAAAATGCGTGTTGCCCATTGACGAAATTGCACGCCCAAAGCCGACTTTACTCGGTAGCCGACCGATATAATCACATCTAGATTATAGTGCTGCGTTTGATAGGTTTTACCATCATCAGCAGTACGTGCAAATTTTGCACATACTGCATGACGCTCTAGCTCACCTTCCTTAAAGACATTATTGATATGCTTGGTAATCACCGAGCGTTCACGACCAAACAGTTCGCACAGTTGGTCTTGTGCCAGCCACACCGTATCATCATTAAAGGCAACTTTTAGCTCAACCTGGTTATCGTCACTGGTAAAAATCTCAACCTGCTCAACATGGGTTTTTAGAGTGCTCATCCTATGCCTTTGCTTCTTCAGGTTTTGGGAAGCTCAACAGCGCATCGAGGTAGTATTCGTATTGCTTTTGCCGCAGCTCGATCTCTCGCGGTAAACCTTCATTTTGGTAAGCGTATTTCGCGTTCAATTGCCTCATATGCTTAGCTAAAGTGATCGCAATTTTAGTTTCGACTATCGCTATTGCAGTATCTGCCATAGTGCTACTCCATGTTATGCCAAAAACTATACGTTTCTAACAAGTGCTGCAGCAAAAAGTTAACTATTTGTTGTTCTGGAGCACTTGGCGAAGCTGGTGTTTCGCTGGGTAATGTAGAGTGACTTGTAAATTGGATGATGCGATTGTAGTAATTATTTTTATCATCTGGCAATAGCTCAGACCACTTCGGATATCCCAAAAAACTCGCAGTTTTTTCATACAAATTGCGCAACAATATAAAATGATATCTTTCTATTTCGTTGTCTGAAATTGCTTTTTTAAGTATTTTAATTAAATGTAAATGATAAGAAAAACTTTTGTTTGAATCACCATATTTTGTATTAAGTTCATATGTACCATTTGCATGACGCTCTAACAAATAGCACCCTTCTTTTTTCCCTTTTTTATTTAGCTCCAGCTCTTTATAGAGTACATTGTAGAATAGTGGATTATGTGTTGTGATTAAAAATTTTAACCTAGATTGAGATGAATTAATCACTTCTGACAGATTAAATGCAAGCTCGATCAAATGGTTTTGGTCGAGCGAACTCACAGGGTCATCAATAAAAATATGCTCCAGATGGTCAAACTGACTTGTCCCCCTTTCATCTTCTTTATTTAACACACTAATAACTTCACTTAGTAGCGTATAAAAAAAGCTCCAAATAAAATTACTTTCTTCACCCCTAGAGATTTTTAGGTCGTCAGATGTCTCATCATCACCATGTTGCAGTGTAAAGGTTACCTCTGAAAAATCATCATTGAAGCGTGGCGTTAAATTCTTATCGACATATTTCTGAAAATTATTAACAACTTCTTGATCTAGCCCTTGATCTTTGAGCATCCATTGCGTAAAAATATTGCGATGAATTTTTAGCAGAGGTGAAGCCGAGTCATTATCCCAATAAAATAAATCCTCCGTAAGCGCGTTGTAATACAGTATGTTACGATACCCCAACTCATTATTATTAGACTCCAATGACCTAGACGCAACAAGTTCTGTGTATTCACGCGATAACCGTGTTTTACCTGTGCCGTTAAAAGCA from Suttonella sp. R2A3 carries:
- a CDS encoding AAA family ATPase encodes the protein MSSTLKEIAQQLRNSDKKVQLIYAFNGTGKTRLSREYTELVASRSLESNNNELGYRNILYYNALTEDLFYWDNDSASPLLKIHRNIFTQWMLKDQGLDQEVVNNFQKYVDKNLTPRFNDDFSEVTFTLQHGDDETSDDLKISRGEESNFIWSFFYTLLSEVISVLNKEDERGTSQFDHLEHIFIDDPVSSLDQNHLIELAFNLSEVINSSQSRLKFLITTHNPLFYNVLYKELELNKKGKKEGCYLLERHANGTYELNTKYGDSNKSFSYHLHLIKILKKAISDNEIERYHFILLRNLYEKTASFLGYPKWSELLPDDKNNYYNRIIQFTSHSTLPSETPASPSAPEQQIVNFLLQHLLETYSFWHNME